TAGCTTTACACACGGAACATCAGCGCAACGTATGGAGTGGTTTAAACGTGGCTACACTTATGGTGATTTAGAAAATAGTAATACGTTTAAAGCAGCAGGTTTTACTAATATTAAATACTAGACTAAGCAAAAGAGGCTGTGACATAAGTCTCTAAAAAAACCCCTGATAAATTTGGCAATAAAGCCAAATTTATCAGGGGTTTTGGTATAATAAAATAAAAAAGAAGCACGGTCCGACCCATGCTTCAAAGAATCCTAGAAAGGACCAAAAAATGTATTCTAATTATAACATGAATCAGTTAAGTTTGGATATTACAACTTCATATATTCCAGAAAAAAATAATACGGCTTGGTTTATTAACGAGCTAGTTGAAACATTAAAAATCAAAGAATCTTATTTATTCGGAAGACCACGTCAATATAATTTATCTGCTATGTTAAAGCTGGTCTTATTTGCGTACACACGCAGTGTTTTTAGTAGTCGTAAAATTGCTCAATTGGCTGAAGAGAGCCTACCGGCTCGTTGGTTAACACAAGAAATGGTGCCTTCTTATCGAACGATTGCACGCTTTAGAATATCTGATGAATTAGAAGGTCTTATTAATCAAGGCTTGGAGCAGCTAACCGCTTATTTACGTCAACAAAACATGATTGATGATGCCATTTTTATTGATGGAACTAAAATTTTAGCTGATGCCAATAAATTTAGTTTTGTTTGGAAGAAAAGCACGATTCGTTTCGATGCGATGAATCGAGAAGCAACCGTCTCTTTAATGAATGAATTAAAAGAGGCTTATTCGTCGTCTCATATACCAGATGGTTCTAATCTGTCTTTAGATATGGTTGATGAAGTTCTAACTCGTTTAGAATTCAGATTAGAAGAATTAGAAAAACAAATTGAAACAACACCTAAGCTTTCTCCCAACTGTACTGCCCCCAAAAAGTTAGACCAAAAAATCTAACTTTTTGGGGTATTTTTTATGGTGAAATATGATGAAGAATTTAAAATGAAAGTAGTTATAGATTATTTAAAAGGCTATGGTGGTTATCAATATTTAGCTAATAAGTACCAAATTAAAAATAAATCTCAAGTTGAGCATTGGATACGTACTTATAAGGAATTTGGCGAGTCTGGACTACGTCGTAGTCAAATAAATAAAAGTTATTCTGTTCAATTTAAGTTAGATGCGATAGAGTTATATGAAACAAGCGGAAAATCCTATCGTGAAATTAGCAACGGTTTAGGAATAACAAACTATTCTCTTTTAGCTGGATGGGTAAAAAAGTTCAGAGAGAATGGCATTCAAGGACTTTCCAGTAAGAAAGGTCGACCAACTAATATGCCTAAAAAAACTAACAAATCAGCAGCATACCCAGCTAATCAAACAGATCAAGAGCGGATTGAAGAATTAGAAAAACGAGTTCGCTCATTAGAAATACAGAATGCCTATTTAAAGGAATTGAGGAAGCTAAGAAAAATGGAAGCCCAACAACAAATGAAACACTTGCGAAAATCATCCATAGCCTCCGAGGACAATTCAAATTAGTTGAGCTTCTAACAGAGTTAGAATTCCCAAAAGCTACTTATATGTATTGGCAAAAACGTTTTGAAATGGATAATCCAAACAAAGAATTAGAGGAAGAAATTACCAGTATTTTTTATGAACATGAAGAACGATATGGTTATAGACGTATTACCAACGAACTTAAAACTCGAGGAAGAACGGTTAACCATAAAAAAGTTTTGAGAATTATGAAGAAATTAGGATTGAAAGTCATTAAGTTTATGCGTAAGTCTCGTAAATATAGCTCATATAAAGGTAAAGTAGGGCTAATAGCAAAAAATAGAATTCACAGAAAATTCTATACGTCTATCCCTCATCAAAAAATCACAACTGATACAACGGAATTCAAATACTATGAAAAAAATAATGGGATTTTAACCGTTAAAAAACTCTACTTAGATCCCTACTTAGACATGTTCAATAGCGAAATTATTTCTTACGCTATTTCTAATCACCCGAACGCAAAATCGATTGAGCAAGCTCAATTAGCAGCTATTGAACGAACAAGCGATTGTCCCTATCGTCGAACTTTCCATTCTGATCAAGGATGGGCTTATCAAATGAAAAATTATTCTAAATGTCTAAAGGATAATAAAATATTCCAAAGTATGTCCCGTAAGGGAAACTGTTTAGACAATTCTCTAATGGAAAATTTCTTTGGGTTATTAAAGCAAGAAATGTATTATGGTAAAGTCTTTCATAGTTTTGAAGAATTAAAAGAGGCAATAGAAAAATGGATTCACTACTACAATCATAAGAGAATTAAAGTGAAATTAGATGGTTTAAGCCCAGTGGCTTATCGACTAAAATTAGCTGCATAAAATAAAAAATCGGAGCAGATTTCTCTACTCCGAATAAAGTCTAACTTTTGGGGTTCACTACAAACCCTGCTAAACAAGAACGACGTTCTTTAAAATCAACTAAAAGAAAATTAGCTGCACGTCGAGCTAAAATGCTAGAACATCAAAAGCAATTTAAGACTTTCGGGAAACGAAACAGCTTTTCAAAAACTGATCACGATGCCACTTTCATGAGAGTAAAAGAAGATCACATGAAAAATGGTCAGCTTAAGCCAGCTTATAATCTGCAAATTGCTACGAGCAAGCAATTTATCGTAGGCTATGATGTTTACCAAAATCCAACAGATACTAAAACGTTAATCCCTTTCTTAGAAAAAATGAATTTAGCAGAAAAGGATGCAATGTATATAGTAGCAGATGCAGGTTATGGTTCAGAAAGTAACTATCAATATCTAGAAGACAAATTATCTCAACATACCTCATTAATCCCGTACGGGACAATGTTGAAAGAAAATAGTAAGAAATGGCAGTCAGATGATAAAAAGGTAATGAATTGGTTTTACGAAGAAAAAGAAGACTATTATATTGACCCAAAAGGAGTCCGTTTTAATTTTAATACGTATCGAAAACGCACAGACAAAGACGGTTTTTCACGTGATTTCAAGGAATATGTGGCAGAAAAATATGACGAAAATCGTGAAGAAATTCCTGCTGCGTTAA
This is a stretch of genomic DNA from Vagococcus zengguangii. It encodes these proteins:
- a CDS encoding transposase — its product is MYSNYNMNQLSLDITTSYIPEKNNTAWFINELVETLKIKESYLFGRPRQYNLSAMLKLVLFAYTRSVFSSRKIAQLAEESLPARWLTQEMVPSYRTIARFRISDELEGLINQGLEQLTAYLRQQNMIDDAIFIDGTKILADANKFSFVWKKSTIRFDAMNREATVSLMNELKEAYSSSHIPDGSNLSLDMVDEVLTRLEFRLEELEKQIETTPKLSPNCTAPKKLDQKI